One genomic segment of Canis lupus baileyi chromosome 9, mCanLup2.hap1, whole genome shotgun sequence includes these proteins:
- the NRL gene encoding neural retina-specific leucine zipper protein produces the protein MALPPSPLAMEYVNDFDLMKFEVKREPAEGRSGPPTASLGSTPYSSVPPSPTFSEPGMAGATEGPRPGLEELYWLATLQQQLGTGEALGLSPEEAAELLQGQGPVPIEGPHGYYPGSPEGTEAQHTQLAERFSDAALVSMSVRELNRQLRGCGRDEALRLKQRRRTLKNRGYAQACRSKRLQQRRGLEAERARLAAQLDALRAEVARLARERDLYKARCDRLTSSGPGAGDHAHFFL, from the exons ATGGCActgcctcccagccccctggCTATGGAATATGTCAATGACTTTGACTTGATGAAGTTTGAGGTAAAACGGGAACCTGCTGAGGGGCGATCTGGCCCCCCAACAGCTTCGCTGGGCTCCACACCTTACAGCTCAGTGCCTCCTTCACCCACCTTCAGTGAGCCAGGCATGGCGGGAGCGACTGAGGGCCCCCGGCCAGGCCTGGAGGAGCTGTACTGGCTGGCCACCCTGCAGCAGCAGCTGGGAACTGGGGAGGCACTGGGGCTGAGTCCCGAGGAGGCTGCGGAGCTGCTGCAGGGTCAGGGTCCAGTCCCCATCGAGGGGCCCCACGGCTACTACCCAGGGAGCCCCGAGGGGACGGAAGCCCAGCATACACAG CTGGCCGAGCGGTTCTCGGACGCGGCGCTGGTGTCGATGTCTGTGCGGGAGCTCAACCGGCagctgcggggctgcgggcgcgACGAGGCGCTGCGGCTGAAGCAGAGGCGCCGCACGCTGAAGAACCGCGGTTACGCGCAGGCCTGTCGCTCCAAGCGGCTGCAGCAGCGGCGCGGGCTGGAGGCCGAGCGCGCCCGCCTGGCCGCCCAGCTGGACGCGCTGCGGGCCGAGGTGGCCCGCCTGGCCAGGGAGCGCGACCTCTACAAGGCTCGCTGTGACCGGCTGACCTCGAGCGGCCCCGGGGCCGGGGACCACGCCCACTTCTTCCTCTGA